A DNA window from Kitasatospora atroaurantiaca contains the following coding sequences:
- a CDS encoding DUF2332 domain-containing protein → MSVEHAVAMIDHQAAACAELGSPLYAALLHRVSEDVRAGGPCAAAIAGYEDAPGPDAIALRLLGGVHALVLTGRAPSLAAHYPSAGGSFDPASPDAPWPAFRATVAAGLPWIRDWLTRPPQTNEVGRASLLITGLLHTLAAAPLPVRLFELGSSAGLNLLADRFRCEAPGFAYGPADSPVLLPQAWRDAPPSWLAGPQPALSFIERRGCDLTPIDPLSPEGALALRAYVWADQPARTARLDGALQLAAKVPVRVEALGAADFLRDVQVVDGALTVVWHSVMRQYVPAEEWARVEAELDRLAAASTASAPFAHIAFEPRRVDAGHRFLLTVRAGLGRERTIAEAAPHGLPAWEPEA, encoded by the coding sequence GTGTCAGTCGAGCACGCCGTCGCCATGATCGATCACCAGGCCGCCGCCTGCGCCGAGTTGGGCTCTCCGCTGTACGCCGCGCTGCTGCACCGCGTCTCCGAGGACGTCCGCGCGGGCGGCCCCTGCGCGGCGGCCATCGCCGGGTACGAGGACGCTCCCGGCCCCGACGCCATCGCCCTGCGCTTGCTCGGCGGCGTCCACGCGCTCGTCCTGACCGGCCGGGCGCCCTCGCTGGCCGCGCACTACCCCAGCGCCGGCGGGAGCTTCGACCCCGCCTCGCCCGACGCCCCCTGGCCCGCGTTCCGCGCCACGGTCGCCGCCGGCCTCCCCTGGATCAGGGACTGGCTGACCAGGCCCCCGCAGACCAACGAGGTCGGCCGCGCCAGCCTGCTGATCACCGGCCTGCTGCACACCCTCGCGGCGGCCCCGCTGCCCGTCCGGCTGTTCGAACTCGGCTCCAGCGCCGGCCTCAACCTGCTCGCCGACCGGTTCCGGTGCGAGGCGCCCGGCTTCGCGTACGGCCCTGCGGACTCCCCCGTACTGCTCCCCCAGGCCTGGCGGGACGCCCCGCCCTCCTGGCTCGCCGGGCCGCAGCCCGCGCTCTCCTTCATCGAGCGGCGCGGCTGCGACCTCACCCCCATCGACCCGCTCTCCCCCGAGGGAGCGCTCGCCCTGCGCGCGTACGTCTGGGCCGACCAGCCCGCCCGCACCGCCCGGCTGGACGGTGCGCTGCAGCTTGCCGCGAAGGTGCCGGTCCGGGTCGAGGCGCTCGGCGCGGCCGACTTCCTTCGCGACGTGCAGGTCGTGGACGGCGCGCTGACGGTCGTCTGGCACTCCGTCATGCGCCAGTACGTGCCGGCCGAGGAATGGGCGCGCGTCGAGGCGGAGTTGGACCGCCTGGCCGCCGCGAGCACGGCGAGCGCACCCTTCGCCCACATCGCCTTCGAGCCCCGCCGGGTCGACGCCGGGCACCGCTTCCTGCTCACCGTACGGGCCGGCCTCGGCCGGGAGCGGACCATCGCCGAGGCGGCACCGCACGGCCTGCCGGCGTGGGAGCCGGAGGCTTGA
- a CDS encoding DinB family protein, translating into MITPDTKDWTWVLQRACADCGLDTPSVVREDVPAMVRANAASWVALLTERSAEELRRRPSPEVWSDLEYACHVRDVFRLFDFRLELMLTQDGPRFPNWNQDETAVAERYGEQDPAEVAVDLAAGAEQLASSFEAVSGEQWQRTGDRSDGARFTVESFARYLIHDPVHHLFDVTGEKL; encoded by the coding sequence ATGATCACTCCTGACACCAAGGACTGGACCTGGGTCCTTCAGCGGGCCTGCGCCGACTGCGGCCTCGACACCCCGTCGGTCGTCCGTGAGGACGTCCCGGCGATGGTGCGCGCCAACGCCGCCTCCTGGGTGGCCCTGCTCACCGAGCGGTCGGCGGAGGAGCTGCGGCGGCGGCCGAGCCCGGAGGTGTGGTCGGATCTGGAGTACGCCTGCCATGTGCGGGACGTCTTCCGGCTCTTCGACTTCCGGCTGGAGCTGATGCTCACCCAGGACGGCCCGCGCTTCCCCAACTGGAACCAGGACGAGACCGCCGTGGCCGAGCGCTACGGCGAGCAGGACCCGGCCGAGGTCGCGGTCGACCTGGCGGCGGGTGCCGAGCAGCTCGCGAGCTCCTTCGAGGCGGTGTCCGGCGAGCAGTGGCAGCGCACGGGCGACCGGAGTGACGGGGCCCGCTTCACGGTGGAGTCCTTCGCGCGGTACCTGATCCACGACCCGGTGCACCACCTCTTCGACGTCACCGGGGAGAAGCTCTAG
- a CDS encoding winged helix-turn-helix transcriptional regulator gives MTVPQPLTADFFDPACPSRALPIRGGEKWSWKIMRCLEAGPRRFSELKVPLRGITPKVLAESLRALERDGVLTRTAYDENPPRVEYELTPLGRSLFGPMDAACAWAREHLDHLLAAREAYEQSSERSDG, from the coding sequence ATGACTGTGCCTCAGCCGCTGACCGCGGACTTCTTCGACCCGGCCTGTCCGAGCCGGGCGCTGCCGATCCGCGGTGGCGAGAAGTGGAGTTGGAAGATCATGCGCTGCCTGGAGGCCGGGCCGCGCCGGTTCTCCGAGCTCAAGGTGCCGCTGCGCGGCATCACACCCAAGGTGCTGGCCGAGTCCCTGCGCGCGCTGGAGCGCGACGGGGTGCTCACCCGCACCGCGTACGACGAGAATCCGCCACGCGTCGAGTACGAGCTGACCCCGCTCGGGCGGTCGCTGTTCGGACCGATGGACGCCGCCTGCGCATGGGCGCGCGAGCACCTGGACCACCTGCTCGCGGCGCGAGAGGCGTACGAGCAGAGCAGCGAGCGGAGCGACGGGTAG
- a CDS encoding NAD(P)-dependent oxidoreductase codes for MTSTSIIVFGAGGRVGRAITAEAVVRGLSVTAAVREPERHADLAGSQVSLVRCDVTDTAAVAEAAAGHSAAVSSLYRADVPSQDFYRTTTGSLLAGLGRAGVGRLISVGMAATLETSPGVRILDGPDFPADHRAFSLGHATALEVLREAPTTLDWLVATPPMDLGHDGVRTGRYRVGGTELPEGGGHISHADFALAVLDEIERPKHHRTQISVWA; via the coding sequence GTGACCAGCACCAGCATCATCGTCTTCGGAGCCGGCGGCCGGGTCGGCCGCGCCATCACCGCAGAGGCCGTCGTCCGCGGGTTGTCGGTGACGGCCGCCGTACGGGAGCCCGAGCGCCACGCCGACCTCGCGGGGTCCCAGGTGTCGCTCGTCCGCTGCGACGTGACCGACACGGCGGCGGTGGCGGAGGCCGCAGCCGGGCACTCGGCCGCCGTCAGCTCGCTGTACCGCGCCGACGTACCGTCCCAGGACTTCTACCGTACGACGACCGGGAGCCTGCTCGCCGGCCTCGGCCGAGCGGGAGTCGGGCGCCTGATCAGCGTGGGTATGGCCGCCACCCTGGAGACATCGCCGGGAGTGCGCATCCTGGACGGGCCCGACTTCCCCGCCGACCACCGCGCGTTCTCGCTCGGCCATGCCACCGCCCTGGAGGTGCTGCGCGAGGCGCCCACCACCCTGGACTGGCTGGTGGCCACCCCACCCATGGACCTCGGCCACGACGGCGTGCGCACCGGCCGGTACCGCGTGGGCGGGACGGAACTTCCCGAGGGCGGCGGGCACATCTCGCACGCCGACTTCGCGCTCGCGGTCCTCGACGAAATCGAGCGGCCGAAGCACCACCGCACGCAGATCAGCGTCTGGGCCTGA
- a CDS encoding NADPH:quinone reductase, whose protein sequence is MIASWYDEQGSAADVLQVGELPDPHPGPGEVRVRVRVSGVNPGDTKKRRGWLGSSMPFPRVIPHSDAAGVIDAVGDGVDNSRIGHRVWVYGAQSYRAFGTAAQYTVVPDHMAVTLPEQLSDELGACLGIPGITAHRTVFGDGPVDGRTLLVQGVLGGVGSLAAQLAHWGGATVIGTVVRSDDLDRVDSSVVSHSVALDQDDPAKAIRAYAPQGVDRIIEVAMSDNADLDAAVVADGAVIAAYATRIDRPELPFWPLLFANVTLRLLGSDDFPADARKQAARDLTSAAAVGALKVDIGTRFPLEEIAKAHDRVDAGGRGRVLITVPQ, encoded by the coding sequence ATGATTGCGTCCTGGTACGACGAACAGGGATCCGCCGCCGATGTACTCCAGGTGGGCGAGCTGCCCGACCCGCATCCCGGGCCCGGTGAGGTGCGGGTGCGCGTGCGGGTGTCGGGTGTGAACCCCGGCGACACCAAGAAGCGGCGCGGCTGGCTCGGGTCGTCCATGCCCTTCCCACGGGTGATCCCGCACAGCGATGCGGCGGGTGTCATCGACGCCGTCGGCGACGGCGTCGACAACAGTCGCATCGGGCACCGGGTCTGGGTCTACGGCGCGCAGTCCTACCGGGCGTTCGGGACCGCTGCCCAGTACACGGTCGTACCCGACCACATGGCCGTAACCCTGCCCGAGCAGCTCAGCGACGAGCTCGGTGCCTGCTTGGGCATCCCGGGGATCACCGCGCACCGGACCGTGTTCGGCGACGGTCCGGTCGACGGCAGGACCCTGCTGGTGCAGGGCGTGCTCGGCGGTGTCGGATCGCTGGCCGCTCAACTCGCTCACTGGGGCGGGGCAACCGTCATCGGCACTGTTGTGCGCAGCGACGACCTGGACCGAGTCGACTCCTCCGTGGTGTCCCACAGCGTGGCCCTCGACCAGGACGATCCGGCCAAGGCGATCCGCGCGTACGCGCCGCAAGGCGTGGACCGCATCATCGAGGTCGCCATGTCCGACAACGCCGACCTCGATGCCGCAGTAGTCGCCGATGGCGCGGTCATCGCTGCCTACGCCACCCGGATCGACCGGCCCGAACTTCCGTTCTGGCCCTTGCTGTTCGCCAATGTGACGCTACGTCTGCTGGGCAGCGACGACTTCCCTGCCGACGCCAGGAAGCAGGCAGCCCGCGACCTCACCTCCGCGGCCGCCGTCGGCGCCCTGAAGGTGGACATCGGCACTCGCTTCCCCCTGGAGGAGATCGCCAAGGCCCACGACCGTGTTGACGCCGGCGGCCGCGGCCGGGTCCTGATCACCGTCCCGCAGTAA
- a CDS encoding DinB family protein, producing the protein MTTERIGPPVIASEREMLRAFLDYHRATLAMKCDGLSDEDLRRQSMPPSTLSLLGLVRHMAEVERTWFRRVINGEDIPLVWSDEGDYQVAYDASASTRSEAFEAWQAEVEHSRRIEEAAESLDVTGYQPKWEEDVSLRLVILHLIHEYARHNGHADFLREGIDGTVGA; encoded by the coding sequence GTGACCACCGAGCGAATCGGCCCGCCCGTGATCGCGTCCGAGCGCGAGATGCTGCGGGCCTTCCTCGACTACCACCGCGCGACGCTCGCCATGAAGTGCGACGGCCTCTCCGACGAGGACCTGCGCCGTCAGTCGATGCCGCCCTCGACGCTCTCACTGCTCGGGCTGGTCCGGCACATGGCCGAGGTGGAGCGCACCTGGTTCCGCCGTGTGATCAACGGGGAGGACATCCCCCTCGTGTGGTCGGACGAGGGGGACTACCAGGTCGCGTACGACGCGAGTGCGTCCACGCGGTCGGAGGCGTTCGAGGCCTGGCAGGCGGAGGTCGAGCACTCACGCCGGATCGAGGAGGCCGCGGAGTCGCTCGACGTCACCGGCTACCAGCCCAAGTGGGAAGAGGACGTGTCACTACGACTGGTGATACTGCATCTGATTCACGAGTACGCCCGGCACAACGGGCATGCCGATTTCCTGCGCGAGGGAATCGACGGGACCGTCGGGGCCTGA
- a CDS encoding HIT family protein has product MDCYTCDQNADLDALPLRERIATDRHWRVAHAFGTAVPGWLVLVPRRHVTSLADLTDAEAADLGLWQVRLSRALVAVTGCAKTYVAQFAEAEGFAHVHFHLVPRAPDLPSDLRGPRVFSLLGAEPQVNPSEMDDLAAELTKFL; this is encoded by the coding sequence ATGGACTGCTACACCTGCGACCAGAACGCAGACCTTGATGCCCTCCCGCTCCGCGAACGGATCGCCACCGACCGGCATTGGCGCGTCGCGCACGCCTTCGGCACGGCTGTCCCGGGCTGGCTCGTCCTGGTGCCGCGCCGGCACGTCACGAGCCTCGCCGACCTCACCGATGCCGAAGCCGCGGACCTGGGCCTCTGGCAGGTCCGGCTCTCGCGGGCGCTCGTAGCCGTCACGGGGTGCGCGAAGACGTACGTGGCCCAGTTCGCCGAGGCGGAGGGATTTGCGCACGTCCACTTCCACCTCGTCCCCAGGGCACCGGACCTCCCGTCGGACCTACGCGGTCCACGCGTCTTCAGTCTTCTCGGTGCGGAGCCGCAGGTGAACCCGAGCGAGATGGACGATCTCGCTGCAGAGCTGACGAAGTTCCTCTGA
- the mycP gene encoding type VII secretion-associated serine protease mycosin: MAVLAAGALLWGIGAGPASADNIRDGQWALKNYHAADSVWPVSEGDGVTVAIVDSGVEANHQDLTGQILPGADFSGEKSDGRVDSLGHGTQMASIIAGHGHGDQSGVMGLAPKSKILPVRVALSEAGDLTAGDTNLAPAIRYAVDHGAKVINLSLGGGLRTVPEVRAAVSYAVNKDVVVVGASGNTGNHGDPVGYPAAFPGVVAVGAVDQTGNVWEKSNKGPETTLVAPGVGIYVANSKSASSYGNGFGTSASTAYVSAIAALIRSKYPNLSAGQVINRMIKTAVAPPDGSKAPNNSYGYGIASPSKALAANPAVDNGPKENPLLSRAESQGSSDTPASPSASQTAATPGGNTSGDQAAPAKSDSGGIPVYVYGLIGVVALVVIVGVIVLARRSGGRNGGGPGNPGGPGGPGGYVPPTAPPSYNPGAQQYQQYPPQPQPPYGAQPPQQPPAGNPYR; the protein is encoded by the coding sequence ATGGCCGTGCTCGCTGCAGGAGCCCTGCTTTGGGGCATCGGTGCCGGGCCTGCTAGTGCGGACAACATCAGGGACGGCCAGTGGGCCCTGAAGAACTATCACGCGGCAGATAGTGTCTGGCCGGTATCAGAGGGAGATGGCGTAACGGTCGCCATAGTTGATAGCGGTGTAGAGGCCAATCACCAGGACTTGACAGGGCAAATCCTGCCCGGCGCGGACTTCTCTGGGGAGAAGAGCGATGGCCGAGTCGATTCGCTTGGTCACGGAACTCAGATGGCAAGCATTATCGCGGGGCACGGTCATGGCGACCAGAGTGGCGTGATGGGTCTCGCGCCAAAGTCAAAGATCTTGCCGGTACGAGTTGCGCTCAGCGAGGCCGGGGATCTGACTGCTGGCGACACAAACCTGGCTCCCGCGATCCGCTACGCCGTTGATCACGGCGCGAAGGTTATCAACCTCTCACTCGGCGGAGGGTTGAGGACCGTCCCCGAGGTGCGCGCGGCAGTCAGTTATGCCGTGAACAAGGATGTAGTCGTCGTGGGGGCCAGTGGAAACACGGGCAATCATGGCGACCCGGTTGGCTACCCCGCCGCGTTCCCCGGAGTGGTGGCTGTCGGGGCGGTTGATCAGACGGGAAATGTCTGGGAAAAGTCCAACAAGGGACCCGAGACAACCCTGGTTGCTCCTGGTGTCGGCATCTATGTTGCGAATAGCAAATCGGCTTCTAGCTACGGAAATGGGTTCGGAACCTCTGCATCCACTGCCTACGTTTCCGCCATTGCCGCCCTCATCCGTTCCAAGTACCCCAACCTCTCTGCGGGCCAGGTCATCAACCGGATGATCAAGACGGCGGTTGCGCCGCCCGATGGCTCCAAGGCCCCTAACAACAGCTACGGCTACGGCATCGCCTCGCCCTCCAAGGCCCTCGCCGCGAACCCGGCCGTCGACAACGGGCCCAAGGAGAATCCGCTTCTCTCCCGCGCCGAGTCGCAGGGCAGCTCGGACACCCCGGCCTCCCCGTCCGCTTCCCAGACCGCGGCAACCCCGGGCGGCAACACCAGCGGTGACCAGGCCGCGCCTGCGAAGAGCGACAGCGGCGGCATCCCCGTGTACGTCTACGGACTGATCGGCGTGGTCGCGCTCGTCGTCATCGTCGGTGTCATCGTCCTCGCCCGCCGGTCCGGCGGCCGTAACGGCGGTGGACCGGGCAACCCCGGTGGCCCCGGTGGTCCCGGCGGTTATGTTCCGCCGACCGCGCCGCCGTCGTACAACCCGGGTGCGCAGCAGTACCAGCAGTACCCGCCGCAGCCCCAGCCTCCGTACGGTGCTCAGCCGCCTCAGCAGCCGCCGGCGGGTAACCCGTACCGCTGA
- a CDS encoding WXG100 family type VII secretion target — MSDYTNFNGYSHGDLRRMVQSMDSGGVMSASDPWRKAAATLKQIRTALNTASGDATSSWEGATSDAFYAKMTKLANSVNNVAAYANDAAITMQMMSEAIDQAKRDMPEEPGFWDKVGDAVTDTAKSSVGVDDEDTKTAVTDEKKAQAVAVMQTLATKYRAATSYLKPPRTGPHEDIEDIPPPDSSGSAAISGMIVGGGMGFAGASGGSSGTSTMSRSSGSTSGRTPQSPKPVTPAPTDSGIKGGTANPAPKPQSPGTPGPGTGIDGVAIGTKPGGTGGGSLGLGGTGGGSGAAGGGHSGGGTFGVGGGGLTGGSAKGGTSGGPGATGRGGLGASGASGAGTTKSANAFGAGGMQGAGGGAGASGGKGGAGGRSGPSLVRRSGGVVGEAGQGGSRGRAFTEGGSGLGRGRGQSGQGPGGQGHGMLGGAQANKKDKKKGSERPDYLVEDEETWVSGDKANPNVVE; from the coding sequence ATGAGTGACTACACGAACTTCAACGGCTACAGCCACGGTGACCTGCGCCGCATGGTCCAGTCGATGGACTCCGGCGGCGTCATGTCCGCCAGCGACCCATGGCGCAAGGCGGCGGCCACCCTCAAGCAGATCCGCACCGCCCTCAACACGGCCTCGGGTGACGCCACGTCATCCTGGGAGGGTGCCACCAGCGACGCCTTCTACGCCAAGATGACCAAGCTGGCCAACAGCGTCAACAACGTCGCCGCTTACGCGAACGACGCGGCCATCACGATGCAGATGATGTCCGAGGCCATCGACCAGGCCAAGCGCGACATGCCCGAGGAGCCCGGCTTCTGGGACAAGGTCGGCGACGCGGTGACCGACACCGCGAAGTCCTCGGTGGGCGTCGACGACGAGGACACGAAGACCGCGGTCACCGACGAGAAGAAGGCCCAGGCAGTCGCGGTCATGCAGACCTTGGCTACCAAGTACCGGGCTGCTACGTCCTACTTGAAGCCGCCGAGGACCGGGCCGCATGAGGACATTGAAGATATTCCGCCTCCAGACTCCTCGGGGTCCGCAGCGATCAGTGGCATGATCGTCGGCGGTGGCATGGGATTTGCGGGTGCCAGTGGCGGCTCGAGTGGTACCTCCACGATGTCGCGGTCTTCTGGATCCACGAGTGGCCGTACGCCACAGTCCCCGAAGCCGGTGACACCTGCCCCAACTGACTCTGGGATCAAGGGCGGCACAGCAAACCCGGCGCCCAAGCCTCAGTCTCCAGGAACCCCGGGACCGGGCACCGGCATTGACGGTGTAGCCATCGGCACGAAGCCCGGTGGAACTGGCGGTGGCTCCCTCGGCCTAGGCGGAACCGGCGGCGGCTCTGGGGCTGCCGGTGGAGGCCACTCCGGTGGAGGGACATTCGGTGTAGGCGGCGGCGGTCTTACCGGAGGTAGCGCTAAGGGCGGTACCTCCGGAGGCCCTGGTGCAACTGGGCGCGGCGGGCTCGGTGCCAGTGGTGCCAGCGGTGCTGGAACTACGAAAAGCGCCAACGCCTTTGGTGCCGGTGGAATGCAGGGCGCCGGAGGCGGTGCTGGAGCTAGTGGTGGCAAGGGCGGTGCTGGTGGCCGCTCGGGTCCGAGCCTCGTCCGCCGCTCTGGTGGCGTAGTTGGTGAAGCCGGCCAGGGTGGATCGCGTGGCCGTGCGTTCACCGAGGGTGGTTCGGGCCTCGGACGTGGTCGTGGACAGTCTGGCCAGGGGCCCGGCGGCCAGGGCCACGGCATGCTCGGTGGTGCCCAGGCGAACAAGAAGGACAAGAAGAAGGGCAGCGAACGCCCCGATTACCTCGTCGAAGATGAGGAAACCTGGGTGTCGGGCGATAAGGCCAACCCGAACGTGGTGGAATGA
- a CDS encoding endonuclease V, translating into MPVPADWPTTEAEALAEQQRLRELVEPYGPGLAEGELVAGVDVAYDDERDVVVAAAVLLDQASLEVVEEATAVGRISFPYVPGLLAFRELPAVMDALASLHQTPDLVVCDGYGLAHPRRLGLASHLGVLTGLRTVGVAKTPFTFTYEQPGPERGAWAPLSDAETGEEVGRAVRTRPGVKPVFVSVGHRIGLDESVAVTLALAPTYRLPETTRRADSLCRRALAAAIG; encoded by the coding sequence GTGCCCGTACCCGCCGACTGGCCCACCACCGAGGCCGAGGCCCTCGCCGAGCAGCAGCGTCTGCGGGAGCTGGTCGAGCCGTACGGGCCGGGCCTTGCCGAGGGCGAGTTGGTGGCGGGCGTCGACGTGGCGTACGACGACGAGCGGGACGTGGTCGTGGCGGCGGCTGTGCTGCTGGACCAGGCGAGCCTGGAGGTGGTCGAGGAGGCCACGGCCGTCGGGCGGATCAGCTTCCCGTACGTCCCCGGCCTGCTGGCCTTCCGTGAACTTCCGGCCGTCATGGACGCGTTGGCCTCCCTGCACCAAACCCCCGACCTGGTCGTCTGCGACGGCTACGGTCTCGCCCACCCGCGCCGCCTGGGCCTGGCGAGCCACCTCGGGGTCCTCACGGGGCTGCGGACGGTCGGCGTCGCCAAGACCCCGTTCACCTTCACGTACGAGCAGCCCGGGCCCGAGCGCGGTGCGTGGGCGCCCCTGTCGGACGCCGAGACCGGAGAGGAGGTCGGCCGCGCGGTCCGCACCCGGCCGGGCGTGAAGCCGGTCTTCGTCTCGGTCGGCCACCGCATCGGCCTCGACGAATCGGTCGCCGTGACACTGGCGTTGGCCCCCACGTACCGACTCCCGGAGACGACTCGCAGAGCCGATTCGCTGTGCCGCCGGGCGCTGGCGGCCGCGATCGGGTGA